A portion of the Bombus affinis isolate iyBomAffi1 unplaced genomic scaffold, iyBomAffi1.2 ctg00000092.1, whole genome shotgun sequence genome contains these proteins:
- the LOC126927382 gene encoding uncharacterized protein LOC126927382, translating to MLTDKRQPIRCRALLDTGSSMNFITRRLANSLGIRQKKCSVPIGVLDTLTTTARRYITATITSTDGSYERKITFLVIPAISTLIPSQHIDRSTLEIPKNINLADPRFHVPGPIDVLLSSGTTPASMCVGQINLTRPDEPELRLQKTRFGWVIEGSPTYQIATNAFHSSTTALQADLARFWEIDEGPPIQHLSEAKRRCEEHFRDHVRRTSEGRYIVALPFNSQLPSLGSTKALAMRRLASLHRRFQRDNSYEIAYSNVIQEYIDLGHATKIDPGHLANHEYYLPHHGVIKESSDTTKLRVVFDGSAASNTGESLNDTLLTGPKLQEDLFDILLRFRSHQYVLTGDIEKMYRQILIRPEDRKYQQILWRNSDGEIDSYQLNTVTFGLSAAPYLAIRCLKQLADDEGHQFPRASLVLKRDFYVDDALTGADTKEELLSIRKELTDLLQSGGFNIRGWASNDSDVLKGLSEQDKCRKLQLGESQTLKTLRVFRESQVDSILYSVDTLADLPRVTKRSISSVIARIYDPLGLLAPVIIRAKIILQHIWSLKINWDESLPADLHTEWSRYYTQLALINNVRFPRKAVIPAAIRMELHVFCDASEKAYGACVYLRTISSDASIQSHLLTAKSKVAPLKTQTIPRLELSGALRLATLIASIQKALTIEISRIVYWTDSTIVLQWIKSSPHMLKTFVANRVAEIQLKTNLSDWRHVPTADNPADLISRGQTPKEFLRPSIWKNGPEWLQQNEEHWPTWNPTTSGEIPEQKRSPCLAANPVDHTILEKYSSWSKLTRVVARCFRWRHKQSRAVSLTVDELISAENRLLKLLQNIHFSKEIRSLQKDRTTSVGGKLQRLNPFLDNEGIIRVGGRLTNSQMPFHQRHPIILPKSSVTELIIDQEHRRNHHSGTQATLYAIRQRYWPVDGRSQVWRTIKKCVRCCRANPPSVEYLMGDLPESRITESRPFTNIGVDYCGPFYVKERRDRNRRRVKVYVAIFICLATKAVHIELVSDMTTDAFLAALRRFISRRGHCATILSDNGTNFVGANRELKELHLLLQSDDHQERVQTFLTDRQIQWSFNPPNSPHFGGLWEAAVKSFKRHLLRAVGTELLTFEHLNTLVIEIEAMLNSRPLTPISTDPNDLPVLTPRHFLIGDTFTNIRERDLRTIQPSHLSNWQRIHQLKQEFWSRWHREYLNELTSRSKWYKGKHGIREGTIVILREDNVPPMHWPLGRVIKVHPGADGIIRTATVKTATSILDRGVKRLIPLPCQPESREPGQPRTAENADESSP from the coding sequence ATGCTGACCGACAAACGGCAACCTATTCGTTGCCGTGCGTTGCTCGATACTGGATCCAGCATGAACTTCATTACTAGAAGACTAGCCAATTCCCTTGGAATAAGACAAAAGAAGTGTTCGGTCCCAATTGGGGTTCTCGATACTTTAACGACGACGGCAAGGCGATACATAACGGCTACGATCACGTCAACCGACGGCAGCTATGAACGTAAAATAACGTTCCTCGTCATTCCGGCTATCTCGACCCTGATCCCAAGTCAACACATCGATCGCTCGACATTGGAAATACCAAAGAATATCAATCTGGCCGATCCACGATTTCATGTGCCAGGTCCGATCGATGTCTTACTGAGTTCAGGTACGACACCTGCTTCGATGTGCGTCGGACAGATTAATCTGACGCGACCAGACGAGCCGGAACTGCGTTTACAGAAAACCCGATTCGGCTGGGTAATCGAGGGGAGTCCAACTTACCAAATCGCGACAAATGCATTCCACTCCTCCACAACGGCTCTGCAAGCTGATCTCGCGCggttttgggaaatcgacgaaggACCCCCGATTCAACATCTCTCAGAGGCAAAGCGACGATGCGAAGAACACTTCCGAGATCACGTCCGACGCACCAGCGAAGGACGATACATCGTCGCCCTTCCATTTAACAGCCAGCTCCCATCCCTTGGATCAACCAAGGCACTAGCGATGAGACGACTCGCATCACTCCACCGCCGATTCCAACGCGATAACTCATACGAAATCGCGTACAGTAATGTGATCCAAGAGTACATAGACTTGGGTCACGCGACGAAGATCGACCCTGGTCACCTCGCTAATCACGAGTATTatctgccacatcacggcgtgatcaagGAATCAAGCGACACCACTAAGCTCCGGGTTGTGTTCGATGGATCAGCGGCAAGCAACACTGGAGAATCGCTAAACGATACTTTGCTCACCGGACCAAAGTTGCAGGAGGATCTATTCGACATCCTACTTAGATTCCGGTCTCACCAGTATGTTCTAACTGGCGAtattgaaaaaatgtatcgcCAGATATTGATACGCCCAGAAGATAggaaatatcaacaaattctatGGCGCAATTCCGACGGTGAGATCGACTCCTATCAACTTAACACCGTAACGTTTGGGTTGTCAGCCGCTCCATACTTGGCCATACGGTGTCTCAAACAAttggcagacgacgagggacacCAATTCCCGCGAGCATCACTGGTATTaaagcgagacttctacgtagACGACGCCCTCACCGGAGCTGATACGAAGGAAGAGTTACTGTCGATTCGGAAGGAGCTCACCGACCTTCTGCAATCAGGCGGCTTCAATATTAGAGGATGGGCGTCCAACGATTCGGACGTACTGAAGGGGCTATCCGAACAAGACAAATGCCGGAAGCTACAATTAGGTGAGTCTCAGACCCTAAAAACCCTCAGGGTTTTTCGGGAGTCCCAAGTTGATTCAATCCTGTATTCAGTCGATACCCTAGCTGATCTCCCACGCGTTACAAAGCGATCAATAAGTTCGGTGATCGCCAGAATTTATGATCCATTAGGATTGCTAGCTCCAGTGATAATTCGAGCAAAGATTATTTTGCAACATATATGGTCATTAAAAATCAACTGGGATGAATCACTTCCCGCAGATTTGCATACGGAATGGAGCCGGTACTACACCCAATTAGCGTTGATAAACAACGTCCGGTTTCCACGAAAAGCTGTAATACCAGCAGCGATTAGGATGGAACTCCACGTGTTTTGCGATGCCAGCGAGAAGGCTTACGGAGCCTGCGTCTATCTCCGCACCATTAGTTCCGACGCCTCCATCCAATCCCATCTACTCACCGCTAAGTCAAAGGTCGCTCCGCTCAAAACACAGACGATCCCACGACTCGAACTGAGCGGAGCACTCCGTCTGGCTACCCTGATCGCATCAATCCAGAAGGCCCTGACGATCGAAATCTCTCGGATCGTATACTGGACTGATTCCACCATCGTGCTCCAGTGGATCAAATCTTCGCCGCATATGTTAAAAACATTTGTGGCGAACCGAGTAGCCGAGATCCAACTTAAGACTAACCTCTCCGATTGGCGCCATGTACCCACCGCCGACAACCCAGCGGACCTCATCTCACGAGGTCAGACGCCCAAGGAGTTCCTGCGCCCGTCCATTTGGAAAAATGGACCAGAATGGCTCCAGCAAAATGAAGAGCATTGGCCAACATGGAACCCAACTACGTCGGGCGAAATCCCTGAGCAAAAGAGGTCACCCTGCCTGGCAGCGAACCCAGTCGACCATACGATATTAGAAAAATACTCGTCATGGTCAAAACTAACCAGAGTCGTCGCTCGCTGCTTTCGATGGAGACACAAGCAAAGCCGGGCAGTATCTCTAACAGTAGATGAGCTCATTTCGGCAGAAAATAGATTGCTTAAACTCCTACAAAACATCCATTTTTCGAAGGAGATTCGCTCACTACAAAAAGATCGGACCACGTCCGTGGGAGGGAAACTCCAACGCCTAAATCCTTTCCTCGACAATGAAGGGATAATACGAGTCGGAGGACGACTCACTAACTCACAGATGCCCTTCCACCAAAGGCATCCGATCATTCTACCAAAATCATCAGTGACTGAGCTCATCATCGACCAGGAGCATCGACGCAACCATCATTCCGGAACCCAGGCCACACTATACGCTATTAGACAACGTTATTGGCCTGTCGACGGCCGAAGCCAAGTATGGCGCACCATCAAGAAGTGCGTCCGTTGttgccgagccaatccaccaTCAGTAGAATATCTGATGGGAGACCTGCCGGAGTCACGGATCACCGAGTCGCGGCCCTTTACGAACATCGGGGTTGATTATTGCGGCCCATTCTATGTCAAGGAGAGAAGGGATCGCAATCGCCGAAGGGTAAAGGTGTACGTCGCCATATTCATATGCCTGGCTACCAAAGCCGTTCATATCGAATTAGTGAGCGATATGACAACCGACGCATTCCTTGCCGCGCTCCGCCGGTTTATCTCTCGGAGAGGACATTGTGCGACCATCCTTTCGGACAACGGAACTAACTTCGTCGGAGCAAACAGGGAGTTGAAAGAACTTCACCTCCTATTACAATCCGACGACCATCAAGAAAGGGTGCAGACCTTCCTCACCGATCGGCAGATACAGTGGTCATTCAACCCTCCGAATTCACCACATTTTGGCGGTTTATGGGAAGCCGCGGTGAAATCATTTAAACGGCATCTTCTTCGCGCCGTTGGCACGGAACTCTTGACTTTCGAGCATCTCAATACTCTGGTTATTGAGATCGAAGCGATGTTGAATTCCCGTCCACTTACTCCCATCTCAACAGATCCTAACGATCTCCCAGTCCTCACTCCCAGACATTTTTTGATAGGCGACACATTTACCAACATTCGGGAACGAGATCTTAGGACAATCCAACCAAGCCACTTATCTAACTGGCAACGTATCCATCAGCTTAAGCAGGAATTTTGGAGTCGATGGCACCGAGAATATCTCAACGAATTAACCAGCCGTAGCAAATGGTACAAGGGCAAACATGGCATTCGTGAGGGCACAATCGTAATTCTCCGAGAAGACAACGTTCCACCTATGCATTGGCCCTTGGGCCGCGTCATTAAGGTCCACCCAGGAGCCGACGGAATTATACGGACAGCCACGGTGAAGACAGCGACGAGCATCCTGGATCGCGGCGTCAAACGATTGATTCCACTACCCTGTCAACCCGAATCGAGGGAACCCGGACAACCACGAACAGCGGAGAACGCAGACGAAAGTTCCCCCTGA